One Formosa agariphila KMM 3901 genomic window, GGTATGCGTACTTCCTCCACTCCAAAATCGAGAATACTTTGCCAAGTGTAGAAATCGCCAGCATCGTCGTTAGCGGGGTGATGCGTTACCACCTTTACATATTGATGTTTCTCTTTTTCCGAAGCTGCTAATGCAAACCCGATAATGTCTGGTTCGCCAGCTTCAATAATCCATAGCGGATCCTCTGCTGAAGATGCATTTATGGCTTTACTTAAATCTTTTATAGTTTCGTCAAGTTGCCATTTAGCATCAAAAAAGGTTAAATTTTCAAAACCACCCCAGCGTCTAGCTGTGCCGTCGCAGGCTGTTTGCATCATGGCATGTCTTTCGTATTCAGCTGCTTCCGAAATGCGATTTACACGAACCAAATCACAACTATGTGAATAATGCACCAATCTACTTTCTAAGCTTGTAGCCCGAAGTAACGCTAAAGAAATCGCTGTACCTCCTAAATCATCTGGATCTGGAGAATTCCCGTCAGCAATTATAGCGATTCTTCCTTTTGGTGGTTTAATTACTGGCTGAGCCGTGGCCCAAGCCGTTGTACACAAGACAAGGATTACTAAAACTAATTTATTCATTTCTCAATATATTATCTTTATTTTTCAAAAATATAGGTTGATGGTGACTCTTGTACGACGTATCCCTGACCAACTGGAGCAAAAACAATTCCTGCCCAACGTCCGCGCGTCCATTCGTTACCATCTGAAGCCACTTGGACTTCAACGGTAATGGTATCTCCCTTATTAAGTTTTACATTCTTCCAAAACCCATTGAATGCTTTACCTTCTTCCCATAACATCTGAGTTAATGGCGGCTGATACGTTCCTAATTCCTTATTGTTTATAACAATCCGAAAGGTAGAACGTCCATCATTTTCACCAACACCAACATATATGACATCATAGGTCCCACTTTCAAAATCAAATAGTGTTGATATTTTGGCCTGTTTGTATTGTTCAGGATTTATCGCCAACCAATTTTTACCGTTTTTGTAAAAATTAGTTCCATCAATAGGAAATTCCTGTGAAGCAATAAATTTATTTTCCGGAAGTTTTCTAGCAATGGTATTAAAATAGGAAGGTTCTGATTTTGACTTATAGGACGAAGGTAAATTGCCATCTGCCAATGTCATATTAGGACCTTTATCAATAGGCACATAATTGCTATTTGTTGTTAATACAAACTTATCGAACTCAAAACCATCTTCCCGCATACTGAATTGTACCTCGTGTATGCCTGCCTTGGGCACATCTAAATAAATAGCGTGCGGCACACCACAATGCTCATCTTTAGTCCGCTGCTTGCTTTCCCACATCCAATACTTTTTACCGTCGCACCATTGCATACGCTGCCCGTGTTCTGGCCAAGTACCGTTTAACCCCACATGAAGCCCATTATCTTCACTACCGGTACTCAAGGCACGTACCCATACATAATAGCGACCAGGAGAATTGAATTTAATCTTATAGCTCACTACTGCTAATTGACCAGGCTTATTTGAAAAATTTACACCGCGTACTAATTGGTCGGAATGCGTTACGCGAGTGTCTGGCAAAACTTCTATATAACTACTGTTACTCGCGTTTAAGTAATGATTAGCATCTTCATCGCGGCCTACAACAGCAACACTATCTTTTGTTGTTCGGTACCATTCTCTAAGGTCTGTATGCGTTTGCTTATAAAAATACTCTGCCTCTACAGCTACTAGACCATCCTTTTCTTCAAAAATAACATTTTGAGCAACCATGGGCTGGTTTAAATTAAAGGTCTGTGCATGCAACATAAAACCGACTAAAGAAAATAACCATAGTAATGCTGAAGCTTTGCTTTTTTTCATGAGACTATTATTTTACAGTTAACGACACTGTTTTTAAATCATCAGCTTTAGAGGACGCTCCTACCGAAATAGTAAACGTTCCAGGTTCTACAACCTTCTTCAAATCTTGATTCAAAATATTTAGTTCATCAAAACCTAATTTAAAACTAACGGTTTTAGTTTCACCCGGTTTTAAAGTTATACGCTTAAATCCTTTCAGCATTTTAAGGTAACGCCCAACGGAAGCATAATCATCGCGCACATACATTTGCACCACTTCGTCTCCTGTAACTTTCCCTGTATTGGTAACTTCTACAGAAACCGTGGTAGTCCCATTAGCGGCTATACTTGTGTTGTCTAGCTTAGGGGTTCCGTATTTAAAAGTGGTATAACTTAAACCAAATCCAAATGGAAATAATGGTGTTTTATCACTAAATCGATACTGCCCTTTTCCAGAACCTATAAAGTCTGGACGCTCCAAATAGGTTACTGGTACCTGTCCTACATCACGCGGAAAAGACATCGTTAATTTACCTCCTGGGTTTACATCTCCAAAAATGACATTGGCTACAGCATCACCAGCTCTCATGCCGCCATACCAGGTTTCTAGTATAGATGGTATATTTTCAGCTATGTAATTTATACTCAATGGACGACCATTAATAAGCACAACAATAACAGGTTTTCCAGTTTTATGAATGGCTTCTACTAACTCTTTTTGAACACCATATAAATCAAGATCGGCACGATCGCCACCTTCACCGCAGGTTTTATGAGAGCTCCCTACAACTAAAACAACCGCGTCGGAATTTTTTGCTGCAGAAATAGCTTCAGGGAATCCTTCTTTTGAGAAACTATCAATATCGCAACCTTTAGCGTAATTTATTTTTACATGTTCCCCTACTTTTTTCTTTAAACCATCTAAAACTGAAACATAATATGGGGGTAAACCAGAATAGCCACCCAAAAGTTTATAGGTTCCCTTTTTAGGGCGTTCTTCGTGAGCATTAGGACCAATAACGGCCAAAGATTTTATTTTTGATACATCAAGTGGTAAGAGATTATTATCATTTTTAAGCATAATAATAGATTTTTCCGCAAGTTCTAATGCAAATTCGCGATGCTCATCGGTCCCTGTTTCAACAGTTTCTGTATCGATTTTTTTGGGTTTCGCATCAAACAAACCCAATTTATATTTTGCGGTTAAAATACGCGATGTAGCTTGATCTATGTATTTCATCAATGCTGGGTTTTTCAAAATGGTATCCTTCAAAATATTGGTATGATATGTTGCCAATTCAACGTTCTTCCCTATAACTAAATCCATATCTACCCCTGCTTTTAATCCTAAAATAGCTGCTTCGGTTCTATTTTCAGCAATAAAATGCATCGTTTCCAATCGTCCTACATCATTATTATCAGACACAATAAAACCATCAAAACCTAATTCATCCCTTAAAATATCTTTTAACAACCAGGTATTCATATGACAAGGGACTCCATTAAAATCTTGGTGTCCTGGCATAACAGAACCTACGCCTGCTTCTTTTACTGCTGCCTCGAAAGGCGGAAGATATACCTCGCGCAAACGACGTTCGGACATGTCGCTAAATCCTCCATTTATACCACGTCGATTTTCTGGATATCCCACAAAATGTTTTGCCGTTGCAATGACATGGTTTTCATCAAATTGTTCTTCACCTGTACCCTGTAAACCTTCAATAAAGGCTACCCCCATTCGCGACACCAGATAAGGATCTTCACCATAAGATTCTTCAACCCGACCATAACGCGCATCTCCAGCGTAAACATCTAAATTAGGAGAATAACAATGTGTAACCCCCAAAGCACGCGCCTCACGTGCTGTTTGCGATGCCATTTTCTTAATTAATTCGGGCTCCCAAGTTGAGGCAGCAGCTACTGCTTGTGGGTAAACAGTTGTGTTACCGTAATAATCAAGTACTAGCCATAATCCGTGTAATGCTTCTCCATATTTCATACTAGGTATTCCCAATCGCTCATTGGCCGGAGCATCCTGCGTCATTTCTGCAATCTTTTCGTCTAAAGTCATTTGACTTATTAATGTGGCTACCTTTTTATCTATTTCTTCATCAGAATTAGATTTTGTTTGCGCATTATTTTGTGCTACTGTTGTAAAAAATGAAGCTAATAAAAGCCCCATTAGCCATAATTTTTTCATAAATTTTTCTTTTTAGTATTCAAAATTCCGTAAATCCGGAACAATTTTAATTGCAAAGATTCCTGTTATAACAACCGTATAAACAAGTATCATTAACTGATGTCTGTATAAATTAAAACTTTAAAATAGTATCTCTTGATTACAATTAATCAATTAGTATTAACTCGATTAAATAAAGAAACATTAAGGCTAAAACATAATAATTATTTTAACCCTAATGTAACTGACTAATTCAAAATTGTATGCTAATTACCTATACCCATTGTTAGTTGCATCTGATTCTAATAGCACAGGATTTACCTGTAATTCTTGTAATGGAATTGGTAATTTAACATGATATGGTCTGATATTGGTATTAGGAGTCCAGAACCGGTATTCCAAATCCTGAACCACATCTAACAAAATTCCCCATCTAATTAAATCGTATCTTCTGTGACATTCGCCTGCAAGCTCCCATTTTCTTTCATCGTAAATAGCTTCTCTAAATCCTTGTTGGTCTAAGCCTTTAAGTTCCCATTCTGTCTGAGTTGCAAAAGCACGTTCCCTAACTTTATTAATATATTGGAAGGCGTTGGCTGGACCGTTTAACTCATTTTCACACTCTGCCGCCATTAAATAAACATCGGCTAAACGAAACACAATTCTGTTATCGCTATGATTAAAACGTGGAGAATTGTCTACATCTAAATTCCAAATTTTAGCCATATAAGGAAAATTTAAGTCGAACCCCAAATAATTATCTACAATATTTAAAGCTCTTCTATAGTCATTTCTTGGAAATTTTCCTGCAAAATCTTTAGATGCCACTTGTAATCCTGTCCCGTTAAAAGCCTCTCCATTAGCTTGTAGTGCTGCTGCCAAGGCATTTCTTTCACTAGAGTTTTTTGGTTCATCTCTTAGTCGTGGTGCAAACATACTTGGTCTCCAATTTCCATTACCAAATACGCTAGGAAAACTACCATCTGCTCCTAAAGTTCCTTCTTCAAACTGTCCGCGAATATCTTTCGCAAAATCTAAGGACCAGATAATTTCAGAATTATATTCGTTATTTGGATTGAATACATCTGCATAATTACCTAATAAACTATGTGGTGATTGACTAATAATTTCCATGCATTTATTTAAACCAGCTTGCCAGTTTTGCTCTTGCATATGAATTTTCGCTTCAACTATTGCTGCCGCCCATTTAGAAGCTCGACCTCGGTCTTCTTCTGGGTATACAGAAGCTAAATGCACTTGAGCATATTGTAAATCTGATACCACTGTACTTAATATGGTATCTTCATCTGTTCTACCTAACACCCTGATTTCCTCTAGTACTAAAGGCTCTGTATAAAATGGAGCATCTCCCCACAGATTAACAATATGCCAATAACATAAGGCACGAATAAACTTAACTTCAGCCATAATATCAATTTGTGCTTCTTCAGAAATGGCATCGTTACCGTCTACATTATCTAAAATAATATTGGCATTATAGATAACTCTATACAAATCTTTCCAAGTGTCTGAAACACTCATTTTTTGAACTGAAACATCTGCTATCGCTTCATTTAAAGAATAGTTACCTAAAGGTTCTACAACATTGGTAGAACGGTTGGGCTCTATAATATCGGCACCATTATCATAAAATAGGTCTAAGCCTAGTTGACCATAAATAGAGTTATTTTTTAAAATACTATACAATCCTACAACTGCTTGACGCACATCGGATTCTGACTGATAAAACGTTTCTGGAGCAATTAAAGCTCTTGGATCTTCTTCTAAAAATTCTTCACAGCTAAAGCATGAAAATATTAAGAAGACATATACTATTATATTTTGAATTTTCATTTTCTGTTGTTTTAAAATGTTACGTTTAAACCAAGTGTAATCGTTCTAGGATTTGGGTAAGATCCGTCGTTGTATCCTTGAGCGATATTCCCAATACCATTTCGTCCGAAATTACTACCTTCAGGATCGATTAATCTGAAATCAGACCACAGTAATAAATTAGTTCCTGTTAAATACACTGTGGCATTTTTAACCCCATCCATTCCCATTTTATCTACTGGCATATTATAAGCTAATCTCACTGTTTTAAGTCGTATATGAGATCCGTCTTCAACATAAGCAGAGTTAGGCGGTGTTCCTGTTACCGAATCTCCTCCTGCTCTTGGAATATCTGAAGTAGGGTTTTCTGGGGTCCAGCGATCTGCAACTTCTGCGAATTTTGTAAACTCACCACGATTAAAATAATGATTTCGCATTCTTAAGTTGTAGACTTCGTTACCCTGAGTTCCTTGAAAATAAAACGAAAAATCAAGATTCTTATAACTTAAAGTATTTTCAAAACCGAAGATAAGATCTGGTAAAGGACTTCCTAAAACCACGGCATCGTCTGTAGAAATGATACCATCTCCATTTTCGTCATGATATTTTGCACCTCCTACAACCTGTGGATCTCTTAAACCAGAGGCATCAATTTCTTCTTGGCTTTTCCAAGTTCCTAAAAACTTTACTCCTGTAAATACAGGAACCGACTCTCCTACTATTAAACGAGTATTACCTGATCCTAGGAGTTCGTCTACAACAAGATCGATAAAGTCTACGCCACCCAGATCTAAAATTTTATTTTTGTTTGATGACAACATTAAAGTTGATTTCCAATTAAAATTATCGGTACGAACATTGGTAGTATTTAAACTAAATTCCCATCCTTTATTTTCTAACGATCCTACATTTTGAAGCTGACTATTAAATCCTGTTTGTTTAGGAATAGTAACATCTAACAGTAAATCGTTGGTTTTTTTATAGTAATAATTTAATTCGGCAAATACTCTTCCGTTAAACATAGAAGCTTCTAAAGCAATGTCTAGTGAATTTGTAGTTTCCCACGTTAGATTAGGATTAGAAGGTCTTCCTAAAGTTAAACCTGTTTGCTGAATTCCATTTAAAGTTGTATTCGCTTCTACTAATAATCCTTTAGTTCTGTAGGGATCGATTGCTTGGTTACCCGATTTACCATAACTCGCTCTTAATTTAAGTTCGCCAAAGGTTTCTTGGTTTTGCATAAAACCTTCTTCAGAGATTTTCCATGCGGCGGCTATAGATGGATAGAACTCATATTTATTATCGTCTGAAAATACCGAACTCCCATCGGTTCTTCCTACTAGAGTAAGTAAGTATTTATCTTTATAAGCATAATTTAAACGGCCGAAAAACGATGCAATCTGAAACCCACTATAATCACTAGTTAGTATATTTCTAGTAGGATCGGAATTACTTAAGTTGTTAAATCCTGTTGCATCGTTAGTAATACCAAATGCTTCAGATTCTACAATTTCTGTAGACACCTTCTGAAAAGAGGCCCCTCCTAAAGCAGTTATTCTATGATTTTCTCCAATTTCAGATTGGTATTGTATGGTGTTTTCATTATTCCATCCTTTAGTATTTACTGTTCTTACACTTGCATTTCCACCCTCACCTAGATATAATAGATTTGGACTTTGACTAGAGGTAAATCGATTTTGTTTAGAATTGTCAAAATCTGGACTAAAGGTTGAACGAATAATCCATTTTTCTGATGGACTATAATCGATGTAAAACGACCCTAAAAAATTATTTCTAAACGTTTCATTAGTATTTAAAGCCATGTTCGCTATAGGGTTAGACCAAGGCGATCCTACAACCTCATCGAAACCATTATAAGATCCATCTTCATTATAGATAGGTTGAGTAGGCAAGGTTGCAATAGCATTTCCATATCCTACAAGTCCATTTTGTTGGTCGATATATGAATAGTTCACTCTAAACCCTGTTTTTAATTTGTCGCTTAACCTTATATCTAAATTAGACCTAAAAATATACTTCTCTATACCTGAAGTTTTAACAATACCTTCTTGATTAAAATAATTTAAAGAGGTATAATAACTTACATTTTCGCTTGCACCGGTTATAGATACATCTGCATTATAAATGGGTGCTGGTCCTAATAATAAATCGAACCAATCGTTATTTGGATACGTAGAAGGGTCGTTTGGAAAAGGAATCGCAGCTCCACGAAACGCAGCACTTTCATTGGTATACGCAATTTGTTCTGCCTGAGACAACATTTTAGGTAATTCTGGCACCATTTGCATACTTGTATAAATATTAGCACTAACCTCTGGTTTACTAGACCCTGCTCCTGTTCCAGTTTTTGTGGTTACTAACACTACACCATTTGCCCCTCTAGAACCATAAATAGCAATAGAAGACGCATCTTTTAAAATCTCAATTGATTTAATATCATTACTATTAATATTATTTAAATTGAAATTAGTTCCTACCACAATACCATCAATAACCCATAATGGTTCATTGCTACCTGTTATAGAATTTCCTCCTCTAACCCTAATCACAGATGCCGCTCCTGGCGCTCCACTAGTTTGAGTGACTTGCACCCCGGCAGCTCTTCCTTGTAAAGCTTGATCTACTCTAGATACAGGGTTTACATTTACATCTTCGGCACTCACACTAGAAACAGATCCGGTTAAATCTGATTTTCTTTGTGTTCCATACCCAATTACTACCACTTCATCAAGCGTGTTATCTGCCTCTAGAGCAACATCTATTTGAGTATTGGTACCCACTGTAACTTCTTTATTAGCATAGCCCACATAAGAGAAAACAAGAACATCTGATGCCTGTGCTTCAATAGTATAATAGCCATCAAAATCGGTACTAGTTCCTTTAGTTGACCCTTTTATAATTACAGCTGCCCCTGGTAGTACTTGGCCCTCGGCTGAGACCGTACCAGAAATTATTTGAGCATGTAAAGACGAATAACAAAACATGAGAAGCATCACTACTAAACAAGTTTTATTAAACCGACAAAACAATTTAATTTTAGAATTCATAGTTTTAATTGTATTAATTAGTTATCGTAAAGAAATACGTTCAGACTAACAATACTATCCTGTTTTACCCTGTTCAATAAAAATTATTCAACAATTACACCTTATAATTGATAATATATTATTTTTAACAACTTTAAACTCAGAACTATCAATACCATAACTATTAAAAAAAATATCGAGAGTATTGACTCTCGATACTTTTCTTCCAAAACAAATTCTAATAAAGTATTAGTATTTTATTGATTAGCGGCCTTTGGCCCGTCATAATCATAGGTAAACCAATCAACATCAATATACCCTGCATCTTCTTTGTCGTTCCATGAGAAGAGCCCTAACCGGTCGCCAGTCCACTTTCCGAAAGCTATAGTAAACGTTGGCCCAAACCGTTTAAAATTTTT contains:
- a CDS encoding beta-xylosidase, which translates into the protein MKKLWLMGLLLASFFTTVAQNNAQTKSNSDEEIDKKVATLISQMTLDEKIAEMTQDAPANERLGIPSMKYGEALHGLWLVLDYYGNTTVYPQAVAAASTWEPELIKKMASQTAREARALGVTHCYSPNLDVYAGDARYGRVEESYGEDPYLVSRMGVAFIEGLQGTGEEQFDENHVIATAKHFVGYPENRRGINGGFSDMSERRLREVYLPPFEAAVKEAGVGSVMPGHQDFNGVPCHMNTWLLKDILRDELGFDGFIVSDNNDVGRLETMHFIAENRTEAAILGLKAGVDMDLVIGKNVELATYHTNILKDTILKNPALMKYIDQATSRILTAKYKLGLFDAKPKKIDTETVETGTDEHREFALELAEKSIIMLKNDNNLLPLDVSKIKSLAVIGPNAHEERPKKGTYKLLGGYSGLPPYYVSVLDGLKKKVGEHVKINYAKGCDIDSFSKEGFPEAISAAKNSDAVVLVVGSSHKTCGEGGDRADLDLYGVQKELVEAIHKTGKPVIVVLINGRPLSINYIAENIPSILETWYGGMRAGDAVANVIFGDVNPGGKLTMSFPRDVGQVPVTYLERPDFIGSGKGQYRFSDKTPLFPFGFGLSYTTFKYGTPKLDNTSIAANGTTTVSVEVTNTGKVTGDEVVQMYVRDDYASVGRYLKMLKGFKRITLKPGETKTVSFKLGFDELNILNQDLKKVVEPGTFTISVGASSKADDLKTVSLTVK
- a CDS encoding RagB/SusD family nutrient uptake outer membrane protein; translated protein: MKIQNIIVYVFLIFSCFSCEEFLEEDPRALIAPETFYQSESDVRQAVVGLYSILKNNSIYGQLGLDLFYDNGADIIEPNRSTNVVEPLGNYSLNEAIADVSVQKMSVSDTWKDLYRVIYNANIILDNVDGNDAISEEAQIDIMAEVKFIRALCYWHIVNLWGDAPFYTEPLVLEEIRVLGRTDEDTILSTVVSDLQYAQVHLASVYPEEDRGRASKWAAAIVEAKIHMQEQNWQAGLNKCMEIISQSPHSLLGNYADVFNPNNEYNSEIIWSLDFAKDIRGQFEEGTLGADGSFPSVFGNGNWRPSMFAPRLRDEPKNSSERNALAAALQANGEAFNGTGLQVASKDFAGKFPRNDYRRALNIVDNYLGFDLNFPYMAKIWNLDVDNSPRFNHSDNRIVFRLADVYLMAAECENELNGPANAFQYINKVRERAFATQTEWELKGLDQQGFREAIYDERKWELAGECHRRYDLIRWGILLDVVQDLEYRFWTPNTNIRPYHVKLPIPLQELQVNPVLLESDATNNGYR
- a CDS encoding SusC/RagA family TonB-linked outer membrane protein, which encodes MNSKIKLFCRFNKTCLVVMLLMFCYSSLHAQIISGTVSAEGQVLPGAAVIIKGSTKGTSTDFDGYYTIEAQASDVLVFSYVGYANKEVTVGTNTQIDVALEADNTLDEVVVIGYGTQRKSDLTGSVSSVSAEDVNVNPVSRVDQALQGRAAGVQVTQTSGAPGAASVIRVRGGNSITGSNEPLWVIDGIVVGTNFNLNNINSNDIKSIEILKDASSIAIYGSRGANGVVLVTTKTGTGAGSSKPEVSANIYTSMQMVPELPKMLSQAEQIAYTNESAAFRGAAIPFPNDPSTYPNNDWFDLLLGPAPIYNADVSITGASENVSYYTSLNYFNQEGIVKTSGIEKYIFRSNLDIRLSDKLKTGFRVNYSYIDQQNGLVGYGNAIATLPTQPIYNEDGSYNGFDEVVGSPWSNPIANMALNTNETFRNNFLGSFYIDYSPSEKWIIRSTFSPDFDNSKQNRFTSSQSPNLLYLGEGGNASVRTVNTKGWNNENTIQYQSEIGENHRITALGGASFQKVSTEIVESEAFGITNDATGFNNLSNSDPTRNILTSDYSGFQIASFFGRLNYAYKDKYLLTLVGRTDGSSVFSDDNKYEFYPSIAAAWKISEEGFMQNQETFGELKLRASYGKSGNQAIDPYRTKGLLVEANTTLNGIQQTGLTLGRPSNPNLTWETTNSLDIALEASMFNGRVFAELNYYYKKTNDLLLDVTIPKQTGFNSQLQNVGSLENKGWEFSLNTTNVRTDNFNWKSTLMLSSNKNKILDLGGVDFIDLVVDELLGSGNTRLIVGESVPVFTGVKFLGTWKSQEEIDASGLRDPQVVGGAKYHDENGDGIISTDDAVVLGSPLPDLIFGFENTLSYKNLDFSFYFQGTQGNEVYNLRMRNHYFNRGEFTKFAEVADRWTPENPTSDIPRAGGDSVTGTPPNSAYVEDGSHIRLKTVRLAYNMPVDKMGMDGVKNATVYLTGTNLLLWSDFRLIDPEGSNFGRNGIGNIAQGYNDGSYPNPRTITLGLNVTF